The proteins below come from a single Xyrauchen texanus isolate HMW12.3.18 chromosome 1, RBS_HiC_50CHRs, whole genome shotgun sequence genomic window:
- the LOC127646827 gene encoding maspardin — translation MEEIRVSPDYTWFRSTVPLKRIIVDDDDSKVWSLYDAGPKSIRCPIIFLPPVSGTAEVFFQQVLALSGWGYRVISLQYPVYWDLLEFCDGFRKLLDHLQLDKVHLFGASLGGFLAQKFAEVTHKSPRVQSLVLCNSFSDTSIFNQTWTANSFWLMPAFMLKKIVLGNFAKGPLDPKMADAIDFMVDRLESLNQSELASRLTLNCQNSYVEPHKIKDVAVTVMDVFDQSALSYEAKEEMYKLYPNARRAHLKTGGNFPYLCRSAEVNLYIQIHLRQFHGTRYTAISPEMVSAEELEVQMTKLSNNSESDGES, via the exons atggaGGAGATAAGAGTATCTCCTGATTATACCTGGTTCAGAAGCACTGTACCACTGAAAAGA ATAATCGTGGATGATGACGACAGTAAAGTCTGGTCCCTGTATGATGCTGGGCCTAAAAGTATCAGGTGTCCCATCATCTTCCTCCCACCTGTGAGTGGCACCGCAGAGGTTTTCTTTCAGCAGGTGCTGGCTCTCTCTGGATGGGGCTACCGTGTCATCTCG CTCCAGTATCCTGTCTACTGGGATCTACTGGAATTTTGTGATGGATTTAGGAAGCTTTTAGACCACTTACAACTGGACAAG GTGCACTTGTTTGGTGCCTCTCTGGGAGGATTTCTGGCTCAAAAGTTTGCCGAGGTCACACACAAATCTCCCAGAGTGCAGTCTCTGGTCCTGTGCAATTCCTTTAGTGacacatcaatatttaaccaAACATGGACAGCAAACAG TTTCTGGTTGATGCCTGCATTCATGCTCAAAAAGATTGTTCTTGGTAATTTCGCCAAAGGACCATTGGACCCAAAAATGGCAGATGCAATTGACTTTATGGTTGATAGA TTGGAAAGCCTAAACCAGAGTGAACTGGCGTCACGTCTCACGCTGAACTGCCAAAACTCTTACGTGGAACCTCACAAGATAAAAGATGTCGCCGTCACCGTAATGGAT GTTTTTGATCAGAGTGCCCTGTCATATGAAGCAAAAGAAGAAATGTATAAGCTGTATCCCAACGCTAGACGAGCTCACCTCAAAACAGGTGGAAACTTCCCCTATCTCTGCAGAAGCGCAGAAGTTAACCTGTACATACAA ATACATCTGCGTCAGTTCCATGGGACGCGGTACACCGCCATCAGTCCTGAGATGGTGAGTGCAGAAGAGCTGGAAGTCCAAATGACAAAACTGAGCAACAACAGCGAGAGTGATGGTGAATCGTAG